TTTGAGTTGTTTAATCCTAGATTTGACTCTGGCTTCAAAATATTCGTTCAATCCATTCCAGATATCGTATGTGTAATCGTATTCGATCTCATGATTAACAAAATTGGACTCCATCATTGCCATTAGCCAAGCTACAAGACACTGATCTTGCACTTCCCAATCGGTATAATCTTGACTCTTGAGCTTCAATTATGTTGATTCCATCTGTTTCTGAGCTGAACTGTGGAGGTATCTTCCTTGGATCTAGATGATTCTAAAGCTTGTTCACTTTTATGCACATTAGTGCTTGTTTCTTCCatgttttgtaattattttcgTTGAGTTTAATTGTTGAAAATGCAACAAACGTGTTTTGGTTGAGAAAGCTCGTTGGAGCTCTTGTGTTTTGCCCAGTGTTGTCTATAGACCGAagaagctctgataccatgtgaAGGTATCAAATTCTCTAAGATAACGCAGAGAAGATGagaaaaaatatgagaaaaattttattgaCAAATCTAACTAATTGGTACAATGTGTGAATATTTATATGAAAGCTAATTGACTCTGCTGCTGACTTATACCTTAATTGACTAGTTCTAACAAACTAACTGACTCCAGCTAACTGCATGTACTTTATCATATGTACTATCAATACTCTTAATATTCTTAACATCAATCCTATTGCTTGAGCTTTGAGGATCTACTACCGTTTATATGCTATCTCAGTGTTTTCAACAAAGACAAAACCAATGTTTTAAAAATCGGACCGGATTGACCGGTTGAACCGGCATAGAAAACAGTCCAGTCCTCCTACTAAAACTGCTGATGACAAAACCGCTAGGAAACCGCTGAACCGGCCGATAACTGGTCGAATGGACTGGACCAGAAACCGACCGGTTCGTATAAAACGCCGTCGTTTCGATTTTgttaagggaaaaaaaaaaagaaaaccccCCACCCCCACGCGAGTTACTCCCCTCACCCCACTAAAACACACCCTCCTTTGAAAGACAACACAGAACACACAGCAAGAGCAAGCCCTAGCTCCTTCCCAACCCAAAAATCCAGCTTCTTAGACGGAACCGCCGCCGCCGTTCGTCTGTGTCGGCGTCTCCGCAGcctcttccttctccttctccacgGCGTCTCTTCTTTCTAGCTCGGCACGTCTTCCATTCACAGGTGAAATCGCTGCTCGAGGCCTTCAGCTGGTGCGCCGTGGTGTCGCTGTCGTCCCGCCGTCATCCCGCCGTTGTCTTCCTGCTGTCAGTGGAAAGTTAGTGAAACTGTGATTTACTAATTTGAGGTTAGTGAAAAGTTGAGTATGTTACTCTCTTTCAAGGATTTGAGGTTGAatttgtgattgtgatttcttGGATCTTTTGTAATGCTGTTGATTTGAGTTTGGAATTTGTGATTACTGACTAGTGACTTGTTAAGCTGCTGTTTTGTTATGGCActgagtgttttgaatttggaatTTGTGATAagtgatttgtgatttgtgATTAGTGATTTTGTTATGCTGCTGTTTTGATGGCTCTGTTTTGTAATTGTTAGTTGCTGATGGCTTTGaaatttttgttcaaatttacTGATGGCTCTGTTTTGTAATTACTAGTTGCTGATGACTCTGAAATATGAGAGGGTTGTAACTTTAGTTAAATCAACACTAATTTAATGGCCACTTTAATTTCTTAAGAAAATCCTTCTCTCATTCACTTTTTAGATTTTGTTCTATGTCTAAATCTGGagaatttgtaaatttttgtgCCTTGCAAATGAATGAATGATGATGCAGGTAACATGAAAGACAAATTTTGCCGGATGTAGGTGAAGATATAAATGAGATGTATGAtgaattgtttaaaaattatgGAAAAGTGGTATTTAAGAGGAAAGATCAAAAGCCTGCTACTGCAGAGGTTGATGATGATGCCGAAAGCCTATCGTGTAAGCCTCAAAAGCAGTATATTAAAGTTGCAACTTCATTTTTATATGCAATCTATCACTTTTAGTGGCGTGTGTCTTATATCAGGTTTCTTCTTGTATTTTGATAAAGATCATAtggaaatcaaatcaaatgctGGTTGTTGCTGAATGAGTAGGATAGCTACCTGTCAATGCCATATATAAATAAactgatgaatgatgatgatggtagTGGAAGGAGAGTCAAAGTGTATAGGTAGTTGGTGATATGTTATGCTTTCTTATTCAATGACTACTTGTTATGTTGATACCTCAACTTGGAAACAACACTAGATCCCGTTTATGGCTTGCTCAGCAAGAAGAATCTGTTGCTAAGAGAGCTCTCTTACAACAGATGAACGCAACGTTGCCTAAGATTAAACCCAAAAAGTCATCTTGCAAGGTTTAGGTTCATGTTCAGTTAGCATAATACCACAGAATGATCAACATTTTCTAACTGAACTAGCTCAATATTCTGTTAAAATTGATAATCCCTTGTCTCCTGACATTTCTAAATTAGAATATGAGGTGTTAAGTGATCCTGTTAACCCTCagtcaaaatttaatatttagatattttttttactatttaaccTTTGAGTTTGTATTTGGATAAGATTATATGAATTTGGTTGATGATTTTTTGTGTAGtgttttaaatttgtaaaatattttaggatgtttattcataatttatttattattttattctaaaatagtttttccggttgaaccactggttggACTGGTTGGACCAGTGAACCAGTGAACCAATGAACCAGTAACTAAAACAATTTGATGACCGATTCGGTTTTCAAAACTTTGgacaaaacactaaaaataagaCACAAAAGATAGAGACATAAAAATGaatgtttttgtattttgtttggtgataaactagaacaaattataaaaagtttaatttattctttttttttcattaaaaaatttagaaagaaaaatataataataaaaaatataattataaaatttaacaagaataataaaaaaataaaaaataaattgtgtctTTAATTAGTGTTTCTATGACTTTCTTTTTAGGATATAcacaaaatactttttaaacacAATATCAGTGTCCATGTCTTATCtgccaaatataattttatatctttgTGTTATTGTTTCAGTGTCTCGTATATGTAAATAAACGCAGACTTATATACTAATTATTCTccaaactaactaaataataaaacttaatagaATAATATATCACTAATGAAAGGACAATGATCAAATAATATAGTATTTGACAATTAAAAGAACATGGCATCAAATTAAATATCTGCACAAAGTGtctcaaaagaaaaaagataataatttaaataataactaaggagttaaaaatactatataaacAACAACAGCTAATAATGCAACACATAAAAACATATGAAGGTATATGGTAAGTAATTTCTATCATCACATGCTTCATCATACAAAGGATCTATGTTTGTAGTGTTTCCACCTTAATTGCCATTTTCTTCAACCAACCTCCTACGCTTAACAATATGCTCCACATTAGTtgaaatcctttttttttttggtaatcaTTGCCTTTTGAAAATTGCatgaaaaaatttattctttttttttgtatacaaGAGGCCCGAAGGCCAAGGTTCGTTCAGTCTGATTTCCAAAACAGTGGGTTTTTCTATGGGGCCACTATGAGaaactgaatttttatttttgtaatggTCCAACAAGGCCCACTATAGGCCCATTACTAAAAAAGCAGTCGCGGAGCTCTGCAATTTTTCCAACACGaagacaaagatagagataggaAGACGAAGGCGCAACCGTGATTCAAACTTCAAAGTGAGTTATTctaagaccaaaaaaaaaacaattggTTCGAGGAATTGCGATTTTGGTATTTTTCATTGTTAGGGAAATCAATTGCAGCTGGTGAAGTAAAATTCTTGTCCAGAATCGCAGCGCGATCCAATATGGACACCGACGATGATTTCACATTTTGTCAGGTTAAGAGATCAATCCATTTTCTCTACTTCTATTTGATGCTCCTTTGGCTTTtgtgtttttggtttttattctTTAGGTTTGGAATGTGCATTTCCAAGTTAATCAATCTCGAGAATTTACTTAAGTTGAATTCTAAAGCTTAACTCGTAAATTTTTAAGAGTTTGCATGTAAAATAGTTAGCTGGATTGGGAATCTGAACTTGCAGCTTGTAAGAGTTTGAGTTAATTGAGAATTTGATAAGAATTTGTATATCTAGTGTTATCATGCTAATTTGATGCCTTGGATTTATAGGTTAGTTCGCAGGAGGGTGTTGAAACAAAGAAGCTTGCTTCGGATATTGCTGATATTTCCATAAAAGAAGAATCCTCAAGTTCTCCCACTACTAGTAGTAATCAAGATGGTGGTTTCTTGTGGAAGGATGGTTTTGCAAATAATTCGGACTCTATAAAGGAGGACAAGGTTGGTTCTTTGTCTTTCACCGTAACCAGTGCGACTTCACGTCAGCCGAATGAATTGAACAAGAAATCAGTTCTGACTGATGGGATGAATTCGATTCAGAGGTCTCCAGAACTGAAGAGTCCTGTTGCAAAGCCGGCAGCTCGGACCAAAGTTccttttgaaaaaggatataGTCAGATGGATTGGCTTAAGCTTACTCGGACACATCCTGACCTTGCAGGTTCTCTTACTTAATCTATTgccttagttttttatttaaaaaaatgactctACTTAGTTGTAGCTTTGAATGATAAGAATACATGAAGCTTATGGTTGATTATTGTAGCTGAATTTAGAATAAGTTGCAAAAAAATTGCTGCAAATTTCTGAATACAGTTGTAGTTCAAGTTCTGTTGTTACATTACTAAAGCTATTGgttatatgttattttacaATTTCGCAACTATACTC
The genomic region above belongs to Arachis duranensis cultivar V14167 chromosome 3, aradu.V14167.gnm2.J7QH, whole genome shotgun sequence and contains:
- the LOC107477454 gene encoding cytochrome b5 domain-containing protein RLF, with the translated sequence MDTDDDFTFCQVSSQEGVETKKLASDIADISIKEESSSSPTTSSNQDGGFLWKDGFANNSDSIKEDKVGSLSFTVTSATSRQPNELNKKSVLTDGMNSIQRSPELKSPVAKPAARTKVPFEKGYSQMDWLKLTRTHPDLAGLKGQSNKRLIPMDEVRKHQTEGEMWTVLKGHVYNISPYMKFHPGGVDMLMKAVGKDCTSLFNKYHAWVNAEFLLEKCLVGTLDESR